A window of the Cheilinus undulatus linkage group 21, ASM1832078v1, whole genome shotgun sequence genome harbors these coding sequences:
- the gjc1 gene encoding gap junction gamma-1 protein — MSWSFLTRLLEEIHNHSTFVGKLWLTVLIVFRIVLTAVGGESIYYDEQSKFVCNSGQPGCENVCYDAFAPLSHVRFWVFQIILVAMPSLMYMGYAVQKIARLDEAKGGAGAAAVRTAGGGGYTHRKPRKICFGARQHRGIEETEEDQEDDPMIYEVPEIEPPKRPRDPLQPTPRPKIRHDGRRRIQDEGLMRVYVLQLVTRTVLEAGFLAGQYLLYGFRVKPVFVCSGKPCPHSVDCFVSRPTEKTIFLRIMYGVTVLCLTLNVWEMLHLGIGSICDILRRRRCPPQEDEYQLGLLGTNSGAEGSVGGAGQEAGSEGGVGGDGAADYVGYPFSWNTPSAPPGYNIVVKPEQMPYTDLSNAKMACKQNRANIAQEEQQQFGSNEDNFPTGGEARVALNKDMIQQAHDQLEAAIQAYSQQHRAEEQLGDNQDDKPQSNIIQAQPQPQPQPQKERKHRFKHGKGGSSGGGSSSNSSSSKSGEGKPSVWI, encoded by the coding sequence ATGAGCTGGAGCTTCCTCACGCGGCTGCTGGAGGAGATCCACAACCACTCCACCTTCGTGGGGAAGCTGTGGCTCACCGTGCTCATCGTCTTCCGCATCGTTCTCACCGCTGTCGGGGGAGAGTCCATCTACTACGACGAACAGAGCAAGTTTGTCTGCAACTCGGGCCAACCAGGCTGTGAAAACGTCTGCTACGACGCCTTTGCCCCTCTATCCCACGTCCGCTTCTGGGTCTTCCAGATTATCTTGGTGGCGATGCCTTCTCTCATGTACATGGGCTATGCTGTCCAAAAGATTGCACGATTAGATGAAGCCAAAGGAGGAGCTGGTGCTGCTGCGGTTAGAACAGCAGGAGGAGGGGGCTACACACATAGGAAGCCTCGGAAAATCTGCTTTGGGGCTCGGCAGCACCGGGGTAtcgaggagacagaggaggatcaggaggatGATCCGATGATCTATGAGGTGCCAGAGATCGAGCCCCCCAAAAGGCCACGGGATCCTCTGCAACCCACACCCAGACCTAAAATCCGGCATGATGGGCGCAGACGTATCCAAGATGAGGGTCTGATGAGGGTGTATGTCTTGCAGCTGGTGACTCGTACAGTGCTAGAAGCTGGCTTCCTTGCAGGCCAGTATTTGCTGTATGGATTCCGTGTGaagcctgtgtttgtgtgctctgGGAAACCCTGTCCCCACAGTGTTGACTGCTTTGTGTCACGGCCTACAGAGAAGACCATCTTCCTGCGCATCATGTATGGAGTCACTGTCCTTTGCCTCACGTTAAATGTTTGGGAGATGCTCCATTTAGGGATCGGTTCCATCTGTGACATTCTGCGCCGTCGGCGCTGTCCACCACAGGAGGATGAGTACCAGCTGGGCTTGCTGGGCACCAATAGTGGTGCCGAGGGCTCAGTAGGGGGGGCAGGACAAGAGGCAGGCTCTGAAGGAGGGGTGGGTGGAGATGGAGCTGCTGATTACGTGGGCTACCCTTTCTCATGGAACACCCCATCAGCTCCACCTGGCTACAACATTGTAGTAAAGCCGGAGCAGATGCCCTACACGGACCTTAGCAATGCTAAGATGGCGTGCAAGCAGAACCGGGCAAACATTGCCCAAGAGGAACAGCAACAATTTGGTAGCAATGAGGATAATTTCCCCACTGGAGGGGAGGCCCGTGTGGCTTTGAACAAAGACATGATCCAGCAAGCTCATGACCAGCTGGAGGCGGCCATCCAGGCCTACAGTCAGCAGCACCGAGCAGAGGAACAGCTCGGGGACAACCAAGACGACAAGCCTCAAAGTAACATCATCCAGGCCCAGCCTCAGCCACAGCCTCAGCCTCAGAAAGAGCGCAAGCATAGATTCAAACACGGGAAAGGAGGGAGCAGTGgaggaggcagcagcagcaacagcagcagcagcaaatcAGGAGAGGGGAAGCCCTCTGTATGGATTTAA